A stretch of the Mycolicibacterium celeriflavum genome encodes the following:
- a CDS encoding oxygenase MpaB family protein, producing the protein MVSEPIDHVGRAVNDAPLSGRPLRRDVGPDDAMLGIGLLSGAANVIMELARPGVGYGVKDSRVESGRADRHPIKRARTTFTYLAVALAGSEEQKAVYRRAVNRSHAEVYSLPDSPVEYNAFNKDLQLWVAACLYKGFVDVFRIFVGEMDDESADRHYRDAAALGTTLQVPAEMWPADRKAFDEYWQESLDKVHIDAAVREYLWPIAAGRLGDVKAPAWLQRRTDAVNLFITTGFLPQRFRDEMGLSWDAAKQRRFNRVMWALGRVNNVMPRFVRQFPFNVLLKDLDWRVRTGRPLV; encoded by the coding sequence ATGGTCTCCGAGCCGATCGACCACGTCGGACGCGCGGTCAACGATGCGCCCCTGTCCGGGCGCCCGTTGCGGCGAGACGTCGGACCCGATGACGCGATGCTGGGCATCGGGCTGCTGTCCGGGGCCGCGAACGTGATCATGGAACTCGCGCGGCCCGGGGTCGGATACGGCGTGAAGGACAGCCGTGTCGAAAGCGGTCGCGCGGACCGGCATCCGATCAAGCGGGCGCGAACCACGTTCACCTACCTGGCCGTGGCGCTCGCGGGCAGCGAGGAACAGAAGGCCGTGTACCGCCGCGCCGTCAACCGGTCGCACGCCGAGGTGTACTCGCTGCCGGACAGCCCGGTCGAATACAACGCCTTCAACAAGGACCTCCAGCTGTGGGTGGCCGCGTGCCTGTACAAGGGTTTCGTCGACGTGTTCCGGATTTTCGTCGGCGAGATGGACGATGAATCCGCGGACCGCCACTACCGCGACGCCGCCGCGCTCGGCACGACGCTGCAGGTGCCGGCCGAGATGTGGCCCGCGGACCGCAAGGCGTTCGACGAGTACTGGCAGGAGTCGCTGGACAAGGTGCACATCGACGCCGCGGTGCGCGAGTACCTCTGGCCGATTGCGGCGGGCCGGCTCGGCGATGTGAAGGCGCCGGCGTGGCTGCAGCGGCGGACCGACGCCGTCAACCTCTTCATCACGACCGGTTTTCTGCCCCAGCGCTTCCGCGACGAGATGGGGCTGTCGTGGGATGCGGCCAAACAGCGCCGGTTCAACCGCGTGATGTGGGCGCTGGGCCGAGTCAACAACGTGATGCCGCGCTTCGTCCGGCAGTTCCCGTTCAATGTGCTGCTCAAGGATCTGGACTGGCGCGTCCGCACGGGACGCCCGCTGGTGTAG
- a CDS encoding TetR/AcrR family transcriptional regulator, translated as MAQVRPYRGVDAAERLAQRRRRLLDAGLDLLGAGGNDPAELTVRAICGTAGLGVRYFYESFTDKDDFVASVFDSVVADIAATTQAAVASAPPQEQSRAGMANVVRAIAADARVGRLLFSVELSNTVIVRKRAESTVLFAMLLLQHAGTLGAQDSELTRATAHFAVGGVGQTLSAWLSGDLALESDQLVDRLAATLDVLSSLSTS; from the coding sequence ATGGCACAGGTCCGCCCCTACCGCGGCGTCGACGCGGCCGAGCGCCTCGCCCAGCGCCGTCGCCGCCTTCTCGACGCGGGCCTCGACCTGCTCGGGGCCGGCGGGAACGACCCCGCCGAGTTGACGGTGCGGGCGATCTGCGGCACCGCGGGTCTGGGGGTCCGCTACTTCTACGAGAGCTTCACCGACAAGGACGACTTCGTCGCCTCGGTATTCGACAGCGTGGTCGCCGACATCGCCGCCACCACCCAGGCCGCGGTCGCGTCCGCGCCGCCGCAGGAGCAGTCGCGGGCGGGCATGGCCAACGTGGTGCGCGCGATCGCCGCCGACGCCCGGGTCGGTCGCCTGCTGTTCAGCGTCGAATTGTCCAACACGGTGATCGTGCGCAAGCGCGCCGAGTCCACGGTCCTGTTCGCGATGCTGCTGCTGCAGCACGCCGGCACGCTCGGCGCGCAGGACAGTGAACTCACCAGAGCAACCGCGCATTTCGCGGTCGGCGGCGTCGGCCAGACCCTCAGCGCATGGCTGTCCGGCGACCTCGCACTCGAGAGCGACCAGCTCGTCGACCGGCTGGCGGCGACCCTCGACGTGTTGTCAAGCCTGTCGACCAGCTGA
- a CDS encoding VOC family protein — protein MIRPDNPNSEFELGGINHVALVCSDMAKTVDFYSNVLGMPLIKSLDLPGGMGQHFFFDAGNGDCVAFFWFADAPDRVPGISSPDAIPGIGDIVSAVSTMNHLAFHVPAEKFDEYRQRLKDKGVRVGPVLNHDESEAQVSPTVHPGVYVRSFYFHDPDGVTLEFACWTKEFTDSDAQATPKTAADRRPRVTG, from the coding sequence ATGATCAGGCCCGACAATCCGAACTCCGAATTCGAACTCGGCGGCATCAACCATGTGGCGCTGGTGTGCTCGGATATGGCGAAGACCGTCGACTTCTACAGCAACGTCCTCGGCATGCCATTGATCAAGTCGCTCGACCTGCCGGGCGGCATGGGCCAGCACTTCTTCTTCGATGCGGGCAACGGCGACTGCGTCGCGTTCTTCTGGTTCGCCGACGCGCCCGACCGGGTCCCCGGCATCTCCTCGCCCGACGCCATCCCGGGTATCGGTGACATCGTCAGCGCGGTCAGCACCATGAATCACCTGGCTTTTCACGTGCCCGCCGAGAAGTTCGACGAGTACCGGCAGCGCCTCAAGGACAAGGGCGTGCGGGTCGGTCCGGTGCTCAACCACGACGAGAGCGAGGCACAGGTCTCGCCCACCGTGCATCCCGGCGTCTACGTCCGATCGTTCTACTTTCACGACCCCGACGGCGTCACGCTCGAATTCGCCTGCTGGACGAAGGAATTCACCGACAGCGACGCACAGGCGACGCCTAAGACGGCCGCCGACCGCCGCCCGAGGGTCACCGGCTAG
- a CDS encoding alpha/beta hydrolase, with amino-acid sequence MSRTSSSAGTPGVTREFIGLDSPTARRAGAGGHPCQGLYHRGVGRKPKVAMIATHYQIDFSEHYLADYMATRGIGFLGWNTRYRGFESSFLLDHALVDIGVGVRWLREVQGVETVVLLGNSGGGSLMAAYQAQAVDPHVTPLAGMRPAAGLTDLPPADGYVATAAHPGRPDVLTAWMDAAVVDETDPVTSDPELDLFDKSNGPPYSADFVARYRAAQVARNDAITDWAEAELERVQAAGFSDRPFTVLRTWADPRMVDPTLEPTKRPPNMCYAGVPVQANRSARGIAAACTLRNWIGMWSLRCAQTRAEPHLNRITSPALVVNAEQDTGVYPSDAQHIFDALASADKAQCSIDTDHYFTTPGARSEQADTIAKWIAKRWR; translated from the coding sequence ATGAGCAGAACGTCCTCGAGCGCCGGAACGCCGGGCGTCACGCGCGAGTTCATCGGTCTCGACTCGCCCACTGCCCGACGCGCCGGCGCCGGCGGACACCCGTGCCAAGGTCTCTATCACCGCGGAGTGGGCCGCAAACCGAAGGTCGCGATGATCGCCACGCACTACCAGATCGACTTCTCCGAACACTATCTCGCCGACTACATGGCCACCCGCGGCATCGGATTTCTGGGCTGGAACACGCGGTATCGCGGGTTCGAGAGCAGCTTCCTGCTCGACCACGCGCTCGTCGACATCGGTGTCGGCGTGCGCTGGCTGCGCGAGGTTCAGGGCGTGGAAACCGTTGTTCTGCTTGGCAACTCCGGCGGCGGGTCGTTGATGGCGGCATACCAGGCACAGGCCGTGGATCCGCATGTGACACCGCTAGCCGGGATGCGCCCGGCGGCCGGGCTCACCGACCTGCCGCCCGCCGACGGCTACGTCGCGACCGCCGCACACCCGGGCCGCCCCGACGTGCTCACCGCGTGGATGGATGCCGCCGTCGTCGACGAAACCGACCCGGTCACAAGCGATCCCGAGCTCGATCTGTTCGACAAGAGCAACGGCCCGCCGTATTCCGCCGATTTCGTCGCTCGGTATCGAGCCGCGCAGGTCGCGCGCAACGATGCGATCACCGACTGGGCCGAAGCGGAGCTCGAGCGCGTGCAGGCTGCGGGTTTCTCCGACCGCCCGTTCACGGTGCTGCGCACGTGGGCCGACCCGCGCATGGTGGACCCCACCCTGGAACCGACGAAGCGACCCCCGAACATGTGCTACGCCGGAGTGCCGGTGCAGGCCAACCGATCCGCGCGCGGCATCGCAGCGGCGTGCACGCTGCGCAACTGGATCGGCATGTGGAGCCTGCGCTGTGCACAGACGCGCGCCGAACCACACCTCAACCGGATCACCAGCCCCGCGCTGGTCGTCAACGCCGAGCAGGACACCGGCGTGTACCCGTCGGACGCGCAGCACATCTTCGACGCACTGGCCAGCGCCGACAAGGCGCAATGCTCGATCGACACCGACCACTACTTCACCACCCCCGGGGCGCGCAGTGAGCAAGCCGATACCATCGCCAAGTGGATCGCCAAGCGGTGGCGTTGA
- a CDS encoding 2-hydroxyacid dehydrogenase, which yields MRVLAHFDPGPKVLAFVAPEADWLDIRYCAEDDDVTFYRELPEAEVIWHVLRPISGEDLAMAGRCLLVHKMGAGVNTVDVDFAAGHGIAVANMPGANAPSVAEGTVLLMLATLRRLTELDSATRAGRGWPSDPSLGETVRDIGGCTVGLIGYGNIAKRVERIVLAMGTPPEQILHTGTRDDGHPGWRKLPDLLAASDIVSLHLPLTEHTAGMLDRAALTLMKSDAVLVNTSRGAVVDEAALMEALRAGHLAGAGLDVFETEPVAADNPLVKLDNVVLTPHVSWYTADTMRRYLEFALDNCRRLRDGRELANVVNGIVFPNRPVNRETPSQ from the coding sequence TTGAGAGTCCTCGCCCATTTCGACCCCGGTCCGAAGGTGCTCGCTTTTGTTGCGCCGGAGGCTGATTGGCTCGATATCCGCTATTGCGCAGAGGACGACGACGTCACCTTCTACCGGGAGCTGCCCGAGGCCGAGGTGATCTGGCACGTCCTGCGGCCGATCTCCGGCGAAGACCTCGCCATGGCCGGTCGCTGCCTGCTGGTGCACAAGATGGGCGCCGGGGTCAACACCGTCGACGTGGACTTCGCGGCCGGCCACGGGATCGCGGTAGCGAACATGCCCGGCGCGAACGCCCCGTCGGTCGCCGAGGGGACCGTGCTGCTGATGCTGGCCACCCTGCGCCGGCTGACCGAACTGGACAGCGCCACCCGCGCGGGCCGGGGTTGGCCGTCCGACCCGAGCCTGGGCGAGACCGTGCGTGACATCGGCGGCTGCACCGTCGGATTGATCGGCTACGGCAACATCGCCAAACGGGTGGAGCGGATCGTGCTGGCGATGGGCACCCCGCCCGAACAGATCCTGCACACCGGTACCCGTGACGACGGTCATCCCGGCTGGCGCAAGCTGCCCGACCTGCTGGCGGCCAGTGACATCGTCTCCCTGCATCTTCCGCTGACCGAGCACACCGCGGGCATGCTCGACCGTGCGGCGCTGACGCTGATGAAGTCCGACGCCGTGCTGGTCAACACCAGCCGCGGCGCCGTCGTCGACGAGGCGGCGCTGATGGAGGCGTTGCGCGCGGGCCACCTGGCCGGCGCGGGCCTCGACGTCTTCGAAACCGAGCCGGTCGCGGCCGACAACCCGCTGGTGAAACTCGACAACGTCGTGCTGACTCCGCACGTCAGCTGGTACACCGCCGACACGATGCGGCGGTACCTGGAGTTCGCGCTGGACAACTGCCGCCGGCTGCGGGACGGCCGTGAGCTCGCCAATGTCGTGAACGGTATCGTGTTTCCCAACCGACCGGTTAATAGGGAAACCCCGTCACAGTGA
- a CDS encoding acyl-CoA dehydrogenase yields MPIAINPEHNDLADSVRSFVARVAPSEVLHEALETPIPNPPPYWKSAAEQGLQGVHLSEDVGGQGFGILELAIVIAEFGYGAMPGPFVPSAIASALIAAHDPEAVLLNDLASGATIAAYAIESGLTATRHGDDDAAGLVIRGEVRAVPAAEQASVLVLPVAGLEEGTSGYKWVVLNAAELEIEPVKSLDPLRPIAHVRANAVEVGDDRVLSNLSRPLARALIATLLSAECIGVARWATDTAAEYAKIREQFGRPIGQFQAIKHKCAGMIADTERATAAVWDAARAIDEFTAHAKSGKDSETSSTESAFEFAAAVAATLAPEAAQHCAQDCIQVHGGIGFTWEHDANVYYRRALVLAAGFGRHADYPQHVVDVATSTGMRKLNIDLDPETEKLRDEIRSEVTALKDLPREERTVAIAEGGWVQPHLPKPWGRAAGPVEQIIIAQEFEAGRVKRPQMGIAAWIIPSIVAFGTDQQQQRFLPPTFRGEMIWCQLFSEPGAGSDLASLTTKATKVDGGWRITGQKIWTTGAQYSQWGALLARTDPNAPKHNGITYFLLDMASDGIEVKPLRELTGNAMFNTVFIDDVFVPDELVLGEVNRGWEVSRNTLTNERVSIGSSEPPFLATLNGFVEFLQDGQFDQIEQNHAGRLIAEGHAAKILNMRSTLLTLAGGDPMPAAAISKLLSMKTGQGYAEFAVSTFGTDGAVADPKELPGVWSEYLLGSRATTIYGGTTEVQLNIIAERLLGLPRDP; encoded by the coding sequence ATGCCCATCGCCATCAACCCTGAGCACAACGACCTGGCCGACTCGGTCCGGTCCTTCGTCGCGCGGGTGGCGCCGTCGGAAGTGCTGCATGAAGCGCTGGAGACGCCGATCCCGAATCCGCCGCCCTACTGGAAGAGTGCCGCCGAGCAGGGCCTGCAGGGCGTTCACCTGTCGGAAGACGTTGGCGGACAAGGCTTCGGCATCCTCGAGTTGGCGATCGTCATCGCGGAGTTCGGCTACGGCGCGATGCCGGGGCCGTTCGTGCCGTCGGCTATCGCCAGCGCGCTGATCGCCGCGCACGACCCCGAGGCTGTGCTCCTGAACGACCTGGCCTCCGGTGCGACGATCGCGGCCTACGCCATCGAGTCCGGCCTGACCGCCACGCGGCACGGTGACGACGATGCCGCCGGGCTGGTCATCCGCGGCGAGGTGCGCGCCGTACCCGCCGCCGAGCAGGCCTCCGTGCTGGTGCTGCCCGTCGCTGGGCTGGAAGAGGGCACCAGCGGATACAAATGGGTGGTCCTCAACGCCGCGGAACTCGAGATCGAACCGGTCAAGAGCCTGGACCCGCTGCGCCCGATCGCCCACGTCCGCGCGAACGCCGTCGAGGTCGGCGACGACCGGGTGCTGAGCAACCTGAGCCGCCCGCTCGCCCGCGCGCTGATCGCGACATTGCTGTCCGCAGAATGCATCGGAGTGGCCCGGTGGGCGACCGACACCGCGGCCGAGTACGCCAAGATCCGCGAGCAGTTCGGCAGGCCCATCGGCCAGTTCCAAGCCATCAAGCACAAGTGCGCCGGCATGATCGCCGACACCGAGCGGGCCACCGCCGCCGTCTGGGACGCGGCCCGGGCCATCGACGAGTTCACCGCGCACGCGAAAAGCGGTAAAGACAGCGAAACCAGCTCAACCGAAAGCGCTTTCGAGTTCGCAGCGGCGGTCGCGGCCACCCTGGCGCCCGAGGCCGCCCAGCACTGCGCCCAGGACTGCATCCAGGTGCACGGCGGTATCGGCTTCACCTGGGAGCACGACGCCAACGTCTACTACCGCCGTGCGCTGGTGCTGGCGGCCGGTTTCGGACGGCACGCCGACTACCCGCAGCACGTCGTCGACGTCGCGACCAGCACCGGAATGCGCAAGCTCAACATCGACCTCGACCCGGAGACCGAGAAGCTTCGCGACGAGATCCGCTCGGAAGTCACTGCGCTGAAGGACCTTCCACGCGAGGAGCGCACCGTCGCGATCGCCGAGGGGGGCTGGGTGCAGCCGCATCTGCCCAAGCCGTGGGGCCGTGCGGCGGGTCCCGTCGAGCAGATCATCATCGCCCAGGAGTTCGAGGCCGGCCGGGTCAAACGCCCGCAGATGGGCATCGCGGCCTGGATCATCCCTTCGATCGTCGCGTTCGGCACCGACCAACAGCAACAGCGCTTCCTGCCGCCGACGTTCCGCGGCGAAATGATCTGGTGCCAGCTGTTTTCCGAGCCGGGCGCGGGTTCGGACCTGGCCAGCCTGACCACCAAGGCGACCAAGGTCGACGGCGGCTGGCGCATCACCGGACAGAAGATCTGGACCACCGGCGCGCAGTACTCGCAATGGGGCGCGCTGCTGGCGCGCACCGACCCGAACGCCCCGAAACACAATGGCATCACGTACTTCCTGCTCGACATGGCCAGTGACGGCATCGAGGTCAAGCCGTTGCGCGAGCTCACCGGCAACGCGATGTTCAACACCGTGTTCATCGACGACGTGTTCGTCCCCGACGAGCTGGTGCTGGGCGAGGTGAACCGGGGCTGGGAGGTCAGCCGTAACACGCTCACCAACGAACGGGTGTCCATCGGCAGCAGCGAGCCGCCGTTCCTGGCCACCCTCAACGGCTTCGTCGAGTTCCTCCAGGACGGCCAGTTCGACCAGATCGAGCAGAACCACGCGGGCAGGCTCATCGCCGAGGGCCATGCCGCCAAGATCCTCAACATGCGGTCGACGCTGCTGACGCTCGCCGGTGGCGATCCGATGCCGGCCGCGGCGATCTCCAAGCTGCTGTCGATGAAGACCGGTCAGGGCTATGCGGAATTCGCGGTGTCGACGTTCGGCACCGACGGCGCTGTCGCCGACCCGAAAGAGTTGCCGGGCGTGTGGTCGGAGTACCTGCTCGGCAGCCGGGCCACCACGATCTACGGCGGCACCACCGAAGTGCAGCTCAACATCATCGCCGAACGCCTGCTGGGGCTGCCGCGCGACCCGTAG
- the fadD2 gene encoding long-chain-fatty-acid--CoA ligase FadD2 translates to MARLTDLPLQAVAKAQQLVERGSAELHYASKMFGAGAFKIEPPHNIAAMLADIRRWGEFGMMPALNARRTPNRTAVIDDFGEMTFKELDDAAHSLAHGLLEKGVKGGDGVAILARNHRWFLVAFYGAARTGARVILLNSEFSGPQVKEVSDREGAELIIYDDEYCEAVSKADPPLGKLRALGVNPDKDEPSKSTDETLEDFVNRHTGKPAPKATKHSSVIILTSGTTGTPKGANRSTPPTLAPIGGVLSHVPFKGGEVTSLPAPMFHALGFLHLTIAMMLGTTLVLRRRFKPATVLEDIEKHKVTAVVVVPVMLSRMLDALDGLERKPDLSSLRIVFVSGSQLGAEMAQRALKMLGPVVYNLYGSTEIAFAAIARPQDLEKNPATVGPVVKGVKVKILDDNGKELPRGEVGRIFVGTFFPFEGYTGGGHKEVVDGLMSSGDVGYLDEDGLLYVSGRDDEMIVSGGENVFPAEVEDLISGHPEVVEATALGVEDKEWGHRLRAFVVKADGASIGEDDIKHYVREHLARYKVPREVVFIDELPRNPTGKILKRELREMEVE, encoded by the coding sequence ATGGCCAGACTCACCGATCTCCCGTTGCAAGCAGTCGCCAAGGCTCAACAGCTCGTCGAACGCGGGTCGGCCGAGCTGCACTACGCCAGCAAGATGTTCGGCGCAGGCGCGTTCAAGATCGAACCACCGCATAACATCGCCGCGATGCTCGCCGACATTCGGCGCTGGGGCGAGTTCGGGATGATGCCGGCGCTCAACGCCCGTCGCACCCCCAACCGCACCGCGGTCATCGACGACTTCGGCGAGATGACCTTCAAAGAGCTCGACGACGCCGCGCACTCACTGGCCCACGGCCTGCTGGAGAAGGGCGTCAAGGGCGGTGACGGGGTTGCGATCCTGGCCCGCAACCACCGGTGGTTCCTCGTCGCGTTCTACGGCGCGGCGCGCACCGGCGCACGCGTCATCCTGCTCAACAGCGAGTTCTCGGGTCCGCAGGTCAAGGAGGTGTCCGACCGCGAAGGCGCCGAGCTGATCATCTACGACGACGAGTACTGCGAGGCGGTGTCCAAGGCCGACCCGCCGCTGGGCAAGCTGCGCGCGCTCGGGGTGAACCCCGACAAAGACGAGCCCTCGAAGAGCACCGATGAGACGCTTGAGGACTTCGTCAACCGTCACACGGGTAAGCCGGCGCCGAAGGCGACCAAGCACTCGTCGGTGATCATCCTGACCAGCGGTACGACGGGAACTCCCAAGGGCGCCAACAGAAGTACGCCGCCGACCCTGGCCCCGATCGGTGGTGTGCTCTCGCACGTGCCGTTCAAGGGCGGCGAGGTCACGTCCCTGCCCGCGCCGATGTTCCATGCGCTGGGCTTCCTACACCTGACGATCGCGATGATGTTGGGTACGACGTTGGTGCTGCGCCGACGTTTCAAGCCGGCGACCGTGCTCGAGGACATCGAGAAGCACAAGGTGACCGCCGTGGTGGTGGTGCCGGTGATGCTGTCGCGGATGCTCGATGCGCTCGACGGTCTGGAGCGGAAGCCGGATCTGTCGTCGCTGCGGATCGTGTTCGTGTCGGGATCGCAGTTGGGTGCCGAGATGGCGCAGCGGGCACTCAAGATGCTCGGACCCGTCGTCTACAACTTGTACGGGTCCACCGAGATCGCGTTCGCCGCCATCGCGCGGCCCCAGGATCTGGAGAAGAACCCCGCCACGGTCGGCCCGGTGGTGAAGGGTGTGAAGGTCAAGATCCTCGACGACAACGGCAAGGAACTGCCGCGGGGCGAGGTGGGACGCATCTTCGTCGGCACGTTCTTCCCGTTCGAGGGCTACACCGGCGGCGGCCACAAGGAGGTCGTCGACGGGCTGATGTCGTCCGGCGACGTCGGCTATCTCGACGAGGACGGCCTGCTCTACGTCAGCGGCCGCGACGACGAGATGATCGTGTCCGGCGGCGAGAACGTGTTCCCGGCCGAGGTCGAGGACCTGATCAGCGGTCACCCGGAGGTCGTCGAGGCCACAGCGCTCGGCGTGGAGGACAAGGAGTGGGGCCATCGGCTGCGGGCCTTTGTGGTCAAGGCCGACGGCGCCTCGATCGGCGAGGACGACATCAAGCATTACGTCCGCGAACACCTGGCCCGGTACAAGGTGCCGCGCGAAGTGGTCTTCATCGACGAGCTGCCGCGCAACCCGACCGGCAAGATCCTCAAGCGCGAGCTCCGGGAAATGGAAGTGGAGTAG
- a CDS encoding DNA polymerase domain-containing protein, which produces MASRRQLAQSQEVDGLAVPITNPDKVVFPEIGVTKSDLMHYYISVADGALRGVQDRPMILKRFVKGITEEAVFQKRAPQKRPDFVDVAELKYASGTSAAEAVIRDPAGLVWAVNLGCVDLNPHPVRSDDVAHPDELRVDLDPMPGVAWPQIIDVAMVAREVLEDHGLTAWPKTSGSRGFHIYARIQRRWPFKFVRLAAQAIAREVERRAPDIATARWWKEEREGVFVDFNQNAFDRTVASAYSVRATPDARVSTPLSWSEVPGCRPEAFTIASVPQRFAEYGDPWEGIDDSAGSLDALLDLADRLGPAEKAPRGATRSGGGNIRGGAGRKSSKPLIEIARTKTKDEAMVVLEQWRRRYPSVAEKLEPADVLVDGMRGPSSIWYRIRINLQHVPENQRPPQEELLADYSPWENYSGPQWMRRG; this is translated from the coding sequence ATGGCCTCTCGGCGACAGCTTGCCCAGTCCCAGGAGGTCGACGGTCTAGCGGTGCCCATCACCAACCCCGACAAGGTCGTGTTCCCCGAGATCGGGGTGACCAAGTCCGACCTGATGCACTACTACATCAGCGTCGCCGACGGCGCCCTGCGCGGCGTGCAGGACCGACCGATGATCCTCAAGCGGTTCGTCAAGGGCATCACCGAGGAGGCGGTGTTCCAGAAACGGGCACCACAGAAGCGGCCGGATTTCGTCGACGTCGCCGAGTTGAAGTACGCGTCCGGGACCTCGGCGGCCGAAGCGGTGATCCGCGATCCGGCAGGCCTGGTCTGGGCGGTGAACCTCGGCTGCGTCGACCTCAACCCCCATCCGGTGCGGTCGGACGATGTGGCCCATCCCGACGAGCTGCGCGTCGACCTCGATCCGATGCCGGGGGTGGCGTGGCCACAGATCATCGACGTGGCGATGGTCGCCCGGGAGGTTCTCGAGGACCACGGATTGACGGCGTGGCCGAAGACCTCGGGGTCACGGGGATTTCACATCTACGCCCGGATTCAGCGGAGGTGGCCGTTCAAGTTCGTCCGGCTCGCCGCGCAGGCGATCGCCCGTGAAGTGGAACGCCGCGCGCCCGACATCGCGACCGCCCGCTGGTGGAAGGAGGAACGCGAGGGCGTGTTCGTCGATTTCAACCAGAACGCCTTCGACCGGACCGTCGCCTCGGCCTACTCGGTGCGCGCGACCCCGGACGCCCGGGTGTCCACGCCACTGAGCTGGAGTGAGGTGCCCGGCTGCCGACCGGAGGCGTTCACGATCGCGTCGGTGCCGCAGCGATTCGCCGAATACGGCGATCCGTGGGAGGGCATCGACGATTCGGCGGGGTCGCTGGACGCGCTGCTGGACCTAGCCGACCGGCTCGGCCCGGCGGAGAAGGCGCCGCGCGGGGCCACACGGTCGGGCGGTGGGAATATCCGCGGCGGCGCGGGCCGCAAATCGTCGAAGCCGCTGATCGAGATCGCCCGCACCAAGACCAAGGACGAGGCGATGGTCGTACTCGAACAATGGCGGCGACGTTACCCGTCGGTAGCCGAAAAACTAGAGCCCGCAGATGTTCTCGTCGACGGCATGCGGGGACCCAGTTCCATCTGGTACCGCATCCGGATCAACCTGCAGCATGTGCCCGAAAATCAGCGTCCACCACAGGAAGAGCTGCTGGCCGACTACAGCCCCTGGGAGAACTACTCGGGTCCCCAGTGGATGCGCCGCGGCTGA
- a CDS encoding anti-anti-sigma factor, with amino-acid sequence MYGNPTFDCAGAQLHAVCRQLATVVAVDGVIDDTNIERITAFAHRFVLAEKPFVLDLSGVSSCTGQIVSLMYEVDECCFHAGVEWSVIASDGVHRVLRGSVVSFPVAESVPDALHHFADSIHQRRRLLPLLTKKTA; translated from the coding sequence ATGTACGGCAATCCGACATTCGACTGCGCCGGCGCCCAGCTTCACGCGGTCTGTCGTCAGTTGGCGACGGTCGTGGCTGTGGACGGGGTCATCGACGATACGAACATCGAGCGGATCACCGCGTTCGCTCACCGGTTCGTGCTCGCCGAGAAGCCGTTCGTTCTCGACCTCAGCGGCGTGAGTTCATGTACAGGACAGATTGTTTCCCTGATGTACGAAGTCGATGAGTGCTGCTTCCACGCCGGTGTGGAGTGGTCGGTCATCGCCAGCGATGGTGTGCATCGCGTGCTGCGCGGTTCCGTAGTGAGCTTCCCGGTGGCCGAGTCGGTGCCGGACGCGCTTCACCACTTCGCCGACAGCATCCACCAACGGCGTCGCCTGTTGCCGCTGTTGACCAAGAAGACCGCATAG
- a CDS encoding NYN domain-containing protein, producing the protein MRWIVDGMNVIGSRPDGWWRDRHRAMVNLVERLERWQPSGDDVTVVFERPPKPPIVSSIITVAHAPRPAANSADDEIVRLVNADTRPADVRVATSDRALAGRVSPAGASVCPAERLRDLIDPR; encoded by the coding sequence ATGCGATGGATCGTCGACGGGATGAACGTGATCGGGTCGCGCCCCGACGGCTGGTGGCGCGACCGGCACCGCGCGATGGTCAACCTCGTCGAGCGACTGGAACGGTGGCAACCCTCCGGTGACGACGTCACAGTGGTGTTCGAACGTCCGCCGAAGCCACCGATCGTCTCGTCGATCATCACCGTCGCGCATGCGCCGCGGCCGGCGGCCAACTCTGCCGACGACGAGATTGTGCGGCTGGTGAACGCCGACACCCGGCCGGCCGACGTTCGCGTCGCGACGTCGGATCGCGCGCTCGCCGGGCGCGTGAGCCCCGCCGGCGCATCCGTCTGTCCGGCGGAGAGGCTGCGCGATCTCATCGACCCACGGTGA